TGTGTGTCGGCGTCTCAATGGGAGATGCCGCCCTGTTCCAGAGGCCTGCGGTTGTAGCAGTCagccacaatgtttttttttaattaaactgtAAATTCGTTCAAAATTTAATTTAAATGAATaggagtcagggtatgtgcacacacaaaatcaaaaatgtctgaaaatactgagctgtttaagggaaaacagctcctgattttcagtgttttttttttttttgtttttttttttatcaaactcttgtttttcacagctgttttttctatagagttaataaaaaacggcccaagaagtgacatgcacttttttttttgcggccgtctttttacatgccatttttggaaaacgaggcgtaaaacaatgccccatcggaacagaacgctgtattttccattaaaatcaataagcAGATATTTGTagaacgtttacggcccgaaaaacagctaaaaacactACGTTTGCACATACCCTTGCACTTGTTTGTAGCTTTTTAAATTTACTGGCAAATAAAATCTATTGGTTTACTAGAATTATTttatcattaaaaaaacaaaaaaacttcacTCAGACTTTAAGAAAAATTATGGATTttggggtaaaaaataaaaaaaataaaaaataaaaagacagaaaatgtaaaccttacatttattaaaaggcaccagcacctaatatatatatatatatacatacacataaaagaatattaaaaaaatCTTAGTATACAAAGtaaataatgttgttttttttacaattgttgGTACAGACACACTTGATATAGCTTTACATCTATTATATATCATAATATATACACAATTTTATTGTCCCAGTACCAAAAGCAGGGCATTAAATAAATGAGATGACATTTTTCTTccagtgtttgttttttaagcTAAAAGTCAGTAGTTTTTTCTACGACAAATAAATTTATCAATGATAAATTTGTTgtattaaaataggtttccctctgtCTTAGGAAACATAATAACATTagcagtaaaaatatataaaagttcatATAACATGTAAACATGTACAAAAAGTTCTACACAAGCGCCTCTCATTCCACCTCTTCTTCTGGTTTGGGACTTCCCTGAAGCACAGATGTAATTTTGTTTTGTAGAAGAGCTGTTAGTTTTTTTGTGGTCTTTTTAAGGAAGGCACTGCCAGGGTGAAGATTGTAAACATGCAAATATAAATCCTCCTGGGAGGGTCCAGTATAACCGCATTCTTCACACACAAATAACTTGTCTCTCCTCTGCTTATATGCGTAACCCTGCTGCACCCCATGGATCTTCTTCAGATGAGATTCCAATGAGCAACGCTGAGTAAATGCTTTATTGCAGATGTCACATTTATATGGTCGGATACCTGGAAATAAATGTTAAATTAGTTGATAATATATAGACAATATATGaatgtgattatttttttatttttaatattgtgGTCACCTTTATCTAGTGTGTTTATCCCTTTTATGGGTTAAGCCAGTTCTTTCATACGTTTTAGGAATGCAATAGAAACCGAAATCTCATGAATCTAGATCAAGTCTAATGATTCTGGTCAGGCTGCATCTCAAGGTTGCCACCACTGACAAGTAGTTGGATAAGCCACATTCTAGTTGAACCAACAAAATAACTGAGTGACTTGTCTGATCTGTGTTTACGTAACTAATTCACTTTCAATTGTACCCTCTAAAAGTGTAGATCTACGTGTTTGTTATTGGTAGAATTACGTTGTCCGTATTATCGGTCTTTAAAAataccaaaaataaaataatcatttCTGCCTGAAACAAAAATCATACCTAGAATTATAAAGCCAGTCATAGGCAAACAAGGCTTGTTGACAACGATTTTTTTTTGCCGACAATTAAGATGCCGATTTGTCTCTTATTATGCACATTCAGCATACacagatcagccataacattaaaagtaCCTGACATATTAAGTAGGACCAATcatgccgccaaaacagctctgatccATCGAGGCAGGGATGCCACAAGACCTCTAaatgtgtcctgtggtatctggcaccaagagatAAGCAGAAGGTCCCGTCACGTGGGGCCTCTatagatcggacttgtttttccattacatcccaaagatgctcaattggattagggaatttggaggccaagtcaacactttGAACtcgttgtcatgttcctcaacccattactgtacaattttttcagAGTTGCCATTAAACTGCTGAAAGAGGACatggccattagggaataccgttgccatgaagggcTGTACTGCAACAATGTTTAAGTAGTTGGTACGTTTCAAAATATTAAATACATCCAGGATCCAAGGTTTcctagcagaacattgcccagaacatcacactgcctctgccagcTTGTCTTCTTCGCATAGtgaatcctggtgccatctcttccccaggtaaggccccatgcacacaacagtctCTTTCATCCAAAACtttggacccattaatttctatgggccacggacacctttctgtatttttacggatgggtgtccgttccaTAGAAATGAtctgtaaaatatagaacatgtccttttcttgtccataattacagcacggactccccatagaagtctatgggtgcttccataattacggacagctacggatgtgcacccgtagccatccataattacggaagagTTGCTAGGCGACGGCAGGTTTGCAGATCTTCCACATAGTTTGTGGTCTTattctttttgcggatccgtatatatgcactatggacggtatTTGCGGATAAGTAgcagatgactacggatccgtatttacagatagTATTTGTCTGCATGGGGCCGAGTGACGCACATCTACTTAAAGAACTGACTGTACACTTGCTGCCTGATCTATCCCaatccttgacaggtgccattgtaatgagataatcagtGTTATTCACTTTATCTGCCagcggttttaatgttatggctgatcggtgtatgctTATCTGAGAGGTACAATATAAttaccacttaaaaaaaataaaaactaagttACATTTTTACCCAGATTTGATGGTCAGTGGGTCAGAATTAAATCTATGTGAAATTTTCATTATTTAACaaattaaagcggatctgtcatctAAATATGCTTTCCAATGTAAGGACAGTATATTAAAAAGGGACAGGTCcattctcctattagccaaaacggGCCAAAAAAAATTGTGCCGCAAGTCTAATAGGAGTGATCAAAGAATAATTTTTACGTTTTAAACTTGTCTGCATGTATCTACTATCAGTGCTGGTTATCTCCACTCAAAAGTATATTTCATGTGCATGGTTTTATCTCTTGGGTGGAgaattcgggtatgttcacacgcttaacaaaatacggctgaaaatatggagcggttttcaagcaacttgcgttttttgcagctttttttacagccgtttttctatCGAGTCaaggaaaaacggctcaagaagtgacatgcatttctttttacgaGGAGTTCtttaaaaatggctgcgtaaaaaacgccccgtgggaatggaacgccgttttcccagtgaaatcaatgggcagatgtttggagacgttcagcccccgcattttttagccattttacgggccgaaaaacggctgaaaatagcccgtgtggacatacccttaaagtacctAGCAACTTAAAGCGTATCTCCACTTGTGATCTCCCACCGGACCTGAAAACTGTACGACGCCCGGAGAGATCCATTAATTAGAATTAGACCCATGCACGATACTTTCCAGGTACGGTTTCCAAAGAAACTGTATCTCCCAGCGTGCAGGAGCGTCTCCACCTCCGATATCAGGTTGGGCGGGAGAACACAAGTGGAGGTGCGCGTTAATGACTGATCCTACACAAGTACAGCAAAGTgcttgtaccttttatctgagatTAAACTATAGTATCTGTACCATGACACAACCAAGGCCGTTTACTCAGACCCAGACTTTGAGCATTTAATGCACGCCTTGAGATGCAAGGAGCTGACAAGAAAGGCCAGCATTACTTATATATTAACCCTGTAATAAACAACTATGTCTTTGGCAAAATATATTGTTCTCAgatagtgttttttgtttttcttcattGAACCATAATATTAACGTGTCCACAGAAATGTCACATTACTTAGGTTCTGCATTTACAGAATTCATATTAAAAGTCTATGgtgaaaaattgctacaaaaaacacacacacacacacacacacacgatatgCATATAGTGGTGTCAAAAAACACTACCTCTGTGTGACTAGAAATTCATAATTCCAACAACTGGCTGGTGCAATATTTTATAGTCATACTCTTTTAGTGATATGGATGGGCTGGATTCACGTAGGAcagaaatgctgcggaatttcaccctttctacattgaaaagggtaaAATCCCCATTGAATATCCAGAGCAGAATAAGCATGCTCCGATTTCCATCCGGAAAATGTTCAGCTGAATGTGCAGGAGATTCGTTcaagtctcatccacatggcTCGGACTGTAATCTGCAACAGATTATCCacacggaaaatccacagcatttcagTCCCATgtgggaatccagccttaaaaagcaATTCAGACTGCCTCGTGGTTTGGTTGGAGGAAAGCGACTTTAGTTGCAAAACCGATCACGGATTAATGCAGTTGTTTTCCACGTTGATATAAAACCACAGCTTCACAAAAAAATCAATAGGGCCATACTGTACCTTCgattccacacaaaaaaaaaagaaaaattgcttTCAGGCGATAATATCTTCATAATACAGTGTAGTACCGAGGCACCAAATAGCGGCGGCAAACAAAGTTCTTAATACTCATGGAGCCAAAGGGACTCTGTGTATTGCCATACCAACTCCTTACAGACGGCTCTACCATGTGCATTAGCCCTTACAATTTTACACCTGAGACACACATATGCCAGTGTGTGTTGCAAATGTAGGCGACCTGCAGAGGGCAGCAAAAGCACATATCTCATTGAGTAAAGCGTGCTTACCTGTGTGAGTCCTCACATGTCTTTTCAGATCGAATGTATCATTGAATCCCTTGCCACAGAAGGTGCAGAGGTGCCTTTTAACCTGGTTATGACACTTGAGGTGACGATTGAGCATGCGTTGCAAATTGAACCCTTTACCACAGATGTCACAACTATAATTCTCCTTGCTGAGTGTTCCAGTGGTGACCTAAGAAAATGCACAATGTATCTCAGGGTTAGAGAACAGTACCAAACAATGGAGCACATGTATCAATATAAGTGCTTATATAAAACACTGGGTGTTAATGGGGTGGCAGAGAGCAACATCATTACCACATTACTATGCAAAACATGCATGGAAAAACtacgtaaaaaacaaaacaaaaaaaacaaaaaaacacatttaaaagcAGTTTTGCCCCTGTGTGGTAATGGTATGGCCACACAGAGTATGGATAGATTTGTATATAAGTcttaataaaataaagttaaaacagAAAATAGGGTGACGTAAAACATGATCAATAGCTTTCTATGGAACTCAGAACGACTAGAGGGAATTTGAACTTTTTACACCTCCCTTTTCCAGGTCACACCTTCAGCCAGAATGCATGAGTAattccataaataaataaataaataaataaa
This genomic stretch from Rhinoderma darwinii isolate aRhiDar2 chromosome 4, aRhiDar2.hap1, whole genome shotgun sequence harbors:
- the OVOL2 gene encoding transcription factor Ovo-like 2 — protein: MPRAFLVKRRTPPPVVRSWDELPDEERADTYIPDSIDCIFKYVTEDSLSNSSSNGDPVGDSPERGSSDSSLCNGSLTTTNSTDQCEDELSPEAKGSSEDNAEEQALDLKTSSVRSKIKVTTGTLSKENYSCDICGKGFNLQRMLNRHLKCHNQVKRHLCTFCGKGFNDTFDLKRHVRTHTGIRPYKCDICNKAFTQRCSLESHLKKIHGVQQGYAYKQRRDKLFVCEECGYTGPSQEDLYLHVYNLHPGSAFLKKTTKKLTALLQNKITSVLQGSPKPEEEVE